The following proteins are co-located in the Vigna angularis cultivar LongXiaoDou No.4 chromosome 2, ASM1680809v1, whole genome shotgun sequence genome:
- the LOC108321347 gene encoding SWR1 complex subunit 6, whose product MEDDGSSSIRRMSSRTRKVASKMAAALASADNRTQAALARLDALENDNAGFEIADANNDDDEASLDEEDQYYIQKKQSKGTKRKTRQAKALEARRAPRTFLELLHEANLESLPPNVPSYWKATVGPPSTTSRRHFCTVCGFSANYTCVRCGMRFCSYRCQNVHNDTRCLKFVA is encoded by the exons ATGGAGGACGACGGTTCCAGCTCGATCCGCCGCATGTCAAGCCGAACGCGAAAAGTTGCGTCCAAAATGGCCGCTGCACTTGCCAGCGCCGACAACCGCACTCAG GCGGCACTTGCGCGCTTGGATGCTTTGGAGAATGACAATGCGGGTTTTGAAATCGCAGATGCCAATAACGATGATGATGAAGCTTCTCTCGACGAGGAGGATCAAT ATTATATACAGAAAAAGCAGTCTAAAGGCACAAAAAGAAAGACCAGACAGGCAAAAGCACTTGAAGCTAGGAGGGCCCCGAGAACATTCCTTGAGCTCTTGCATGAG GCTAACTTAGAATCATTGCCACCTAACGTGCCCTCCTATTGGAAAGCCACAGTTGGACCTCCAAGCACAACCTCCCGTCGCCACTTCTGTACTGTTTGTGGTTTTTCTGCTAATTACACTTGTGTGAGATGTGGTATGCGCTTTTGTTCCTATAGATGTCAAAATGTGCACAATGATACTCGTTGCTTGAAATTTGTAGCCTAA
- the LOC128195614 gene encoding uncharacterized protein LOC128195614 — MKIYDDDVINASGSVGVFRCTRFQEAPDWSIIESLILVNEIAAVEADCFVALSSYQQWNIIAQNCVALDVQRNLTQCRRKWHALLSDYDCFKGTTNAGGKLPSNFDYELFEAVERVVRAREERGMANPESNPKQGTMRVTPPWKLGPKGKGNEVSSNTAFKSPNLNKGTRTTMKKSMRKNHFFRG; from the coding sequence atgaagattTACGACGATGACGTCATCAACGCTTCAGGTTCAGTTGGCGTGTTTCGTTGCACGCGCTTCCAAGAGGCTCCGGATTGGAGCATCATCGAGTCACTCATTCTGGTGAACGAAATCGCAGCGGTGGAAGCCGACTGCTTCGTCGCGCTGTCCTCCTACCAGCAGTGGAACATCATCGCCCAGAACTGCGTGGCCTTGGATGTGCAGCGCAACCTCACGCAGTGCCGCCGCAAGTGGCATGCGTTGCTCTCTGACTACGACTGCTTCAAGGGAACAACCAACGCTGGAGGCAAGTTGCCGTCGAATTTTGATTACGAATTGTTTGAGGCCGTCGAACGCGTTGTGAGGGCACGTGAGGAGCGGGGCATGGCTAATCCCGAGAGCAATCCGAAGCAGGGAACGATGCGTGTGACGCCACCGTGGAAATTGGGTCCAAAAGGAAAGGGTAACGAAGTAAGTTCAAACACCGCATTCAAAAGCCCAAACTTGAACAAAGGCACGAGGACAACCATGAAGAAGAGCATGaggaaaaaccatttttttcgTGGGTGA